Proteins found in one Deltaproteobacteria bacterium genomic segment:
- a CDS encoding class I SAM-dependent methyltransferase, whose product MNPQPKTQEKPDATAVRDFYDRVYYANATVAANLPAHYRRLARKFQPWKGRRLLDVACGIGDWLTAAAALGAIPTGVDISQRALALCQQRLPDADLHCGPAEQLPFADRQFDVISSLGALEHFLDPQAALREMVRVAKPGAIFILLVPNSGFLPLRFGLHSGTQQADVREEVRSLSAWRQLFEGAGLRVSYRWRDLHVVSPSWIFRGPWYAWPVRTAQAFMLPFWPLEWQYQVYHLCTIKS is encoded by the coding sequence ATGAATCCACAACCCAAGACTCAAGAAAAGCCGGATGCGACGGCGGTACGCGATTTTTACGATCGGGTTTATTACGCCAATGCCACCGTGGCTGCTAACCTCCCTGCGCATTACCGCCGGCTCGCCAGGAAATTTCAACCTTGGAAGGGACGGCGGTTGCTCGACGTTGCCTGCGGTATTGGTGACTGGCTCACGGCGGCGGCGGCGCTCGGCGCTATTCCCACGGGAGTGGATATCTCGCAGAGGGCTTTGGCTCTTTGCCAGCAACGGTTGCCCGACGCCGATCTTCATTGTGGTCCGGCCGAGCAGTTGCCGTTTGCCGACCGGCAGTTCGACGTCATTTCAAGCTTGGGCGCGTTGGAACATTTTTTAGATCCGCAAGCGGCACTGCGCGAGATGGTGCGGGTGGCGAAACCCGGCGCGATATTCATTCTGCTAGTGCCGAATTCTGGATTTTTGCCGCTGCGCTTCGGACTGCATTCCGGAACACAGCAAGCCGATGTTCGCGAAGAGGTACGGTCACTGTCGGCGTGGCGCCAACTTTTCGAAGGCGCGGGCCTGAGAGTGAGCTACCGTTGGCGCGATCTCCATGTTGTCTCGCCGTCATGGATTTTTCGCGGCCCATGGTATGCTTGGCCGGTGCGTACCGCGCAAGCGTTTATGTTACCTTTCTGGCCGCTGGAATGGCAGTATCAGGTATATCATCTGTGCACGATCAAGAGTTGA
- a CDS encoding glycosyltransferase family 1 protein, whose protein sequence is MDFSRPMVCLAGAYRASVYVTFLAAGMAVSGISSVHDQELITGGVGILVITWNYPPRQGGIEQLLASVCAGLSKNHRVAVITAHATESIAVADEIIFRPTSPGLIRYFLFAVAKGIAILRGNRNIHVIFAGSVLATPIVLLLARLLRRKAVVQAHGLDLVYRNSVYQFLIVRWLRYVDRVIANSRHTAELAQQKGAREQAIAVIPPGVDWQRFQSADSADALKQVWGLANRKVILFVGRLARRKGVKEFIERSLVDIVKQVPDVCFVIAGDNPRESLTHHDDVAGEIRQAIARHDLSEHVRWLGAVNDAELVQVYALCDVLVLPVLALDYDVEGFGMVALEAAAAGKPVVAVCCGGVSDAVEDGVTGILVAPADYFTLSDAIVRLLDDPAARFSMGEAGRQRALAEFTWAKIVMRYEGAFFDLSA, encoded by the coding sequence ATGGATTTTTCGCGGCCCATGGTATGCTTGGCCGGTGCGTACCGCGCAAGCGTTTATGTTACCTTTCTGGCCGCTGGAATGGCAGTATCAGGTATATCATCTGTGCACGATCAAGAGTTGATTACCGGCGGCGTGGGTATTCTCGTCATCACGTGGAACTACCCGCCGCGGCAGGGTGGTATTGAGCAGCTGCTCGCCAGCGTCTGCGCTGGACTGAGCAAGAATCATCGGGTGGCGGTTATCACAGCTCACGCCACAGAATCGATCGCCGTTGCGGATGAAATAATATTTCGTCCCACTTCTCCCGGCCTAATCCGGTATTTTCTTTTCGCTGTCGCTAAAGGAATCGCGATACTTCGCGGCAATCGCAATATCCACGTTATTTTCGCTGGCAGCGTGTTAGCGACGCCGATTGTATTGTTGCTCGCGCGCTTGCTTCGTCGTAAGGCCGTTGTTCAGGCGCATGGTTTAGATTTGGTTTACCGCAATTCGGTGTATCAATTTTTAATCGTTCGCTGGCTTCGTTATGTTGATCGCGTCATCGCCAACAGCCGTCACACGGCGGAGCTGGCTCAGCAAAAAGGCGCCCGTGAGCAAGCCATCGCGGTCATCCCTCCGGGCGTCGACTGGCAGCGCTTCCAGAGCGCGGATAGTGCCGACGCCCTTAAGCAGGTATGGGGATTGGCGAACCGTAAAGTTATTCTTTTCGTCGGCCGGCTGGCGAGGCGCAAGGGCGTAAAAGAATTCATCGAGCGCTCACTGGTTGATATCGTTAAGCAAGTGCCGGACGTGTGTTTTGTCATCGCCGGCGACAATCCGAGGGAGTCGTTGACGCACCACGACGATGTTGCCGGCGAGATTCGCCAAGCCATCGCGCGCCATGATCTTTCCGAGCACGTGCGCTGGCTCGGGGCTGTCAATGACGCCGAGTTGGTTCAGGTGTACGCACTTTGCGACGTTCTTGTATTGCCGGTTTTGGCTCTTGATTACGACGTGGAGGGCTTCGGCATGGTCGCTTTGGAAGCCGCGGCCGCCGGTAAACCAGTGGTTGCGGTTTGTTGCGGCGGCGTTTCCGACGCAGTCGAAGACGGCGTCACCGGCATATTGGTAGCGCCGGCCGACTACTTTACGCTGAGTGATGCAATCGTTCGCTTGCTCGACGATCCCGCCGCGCGTTTCTCAATGGGGGAAGCTGGCAGACAGCGGGCGTTGGCCGAGTTCACATGGGCGAAGATCGTGATGCGCTACGAGGGGGCCTTTTTCGATCTATCTGCGTGA
- a CDS encoding glycosyltransferase family 1 protein, protein MMHGNADYGSAFSRSDKPSVVTVLHNVFEDNYQRYTTLSQKAFHFGWLKRRIAQALRDADRVVAISHSTKASIERTFGARNIEVIYNGIDSEIFKPLETGANNEFPGKIRLLFVGNLTKRKGADLLPAIMKKLGDDYVLVHPSGLRTGADFGAVNIVKRTAPSTQELVELYNGCDIFLFPSRLEGFGYAVGEAMACGKPVICTDASSLPELVVDQQGGFLCGLDDVDAFVERIRFLGARAALRQTMGAFNCQRIEKNFTVAQMGRAYAELYRNLLTAKPRR, encoded by the coding sequence TTGATGCATGGCAACGCCGACTACGGCAGCGCCTTCAGTCGCTCCGATAAGCCGTCCGTCGTGACCGTACTGCACAATGTTTTCGAGGACAACTATCAACGATATACCACGCTCAGCCAGAAGGCGTTTCACTTCGGTTGGTTGAAACGGCGCATCGCCCAAGCGCTGCGTGATGCGGATCGAGTGGTCGCGATCAGTCACAGCACCAAGGCCTCCATCGAAAGAACTTTCGGCGCGCGCAACATCGAGGTGATTTATAACGGCATCGATAGCGAGATCTTCAAGCCGCTTGAAACGGGCGCCAACAACGAATTTCCCGGCAAAATTCGTCTGCTCTTCGTCGGTAACTTGACCAAGCGCAAAGGCGCCGATCTGTTGCCGGCGATCATGAAAAAGTTGGGTGACGATTATGTTTTGGTGCATCCATCGGGCCTGCGCACCGGCGCCGATTTCGGCGCGGTGAATATCGTCAAGCGTACCGCGCCGTCGACGCAGGAATTAGTCGAACTCTACAACGGCTGCGATATTTTCCTTTTTCCCTCTCGGCTCGAAGGTTTCGGCTACGCCGTCGGCGAGGCGATGGCGTGCGGCAAGCCGGTGATTTGCACTGACGCGTCGTCATTGCCGGAGTTGGTGGTCGACCAACAAGGCGGCTTTCTCTGCGGCCTCGACGATGTTGACGCGTTTGTCGAGCGCATTCGCTTTCTCGGCGCCCGTGCGGCCCTGCGCCAAACCATGGGCGCCTTCAATTGCCAGCGGATCGAAAAGAATTTCACCGTGGCGCAGATGGGCCGTGCCTATGCCGAGCTCTATCGAAACCTGTTAACGGCCAAGCCGAGACGCTGA
- a CDS encoding ABC transporter permease: protein MQRPPIIIRPSAGWVPLKLDDLWAHRELVLFLAWRDLKVRYKQTTLGIIWVVLQPLLMTLVFTVVFGRFVAPMNSSVALPYPLFAFCGLLPWQFFAYVLNNSSNSLIASQQLITKVYFPRLVIPLSGVLSGLVDFAVAFTVLLGIVVYYQVTPSAALWLLPVFVLLSIACAVGVGLWLATLTVQYRDVRHMIPFVTQVWFFMCPVAYPITLVPENWRWLYALNPMAGIIHGLRWSLVGGGDPLGAWVWLSVLVTVLLLVSGLYYFRGVEKTFADVV from the coding sequence TTGCAAAGACCGCCAATCATCATTCGCCCGTCAGCGGGCTGGGTTCCGCTCAAGCTCGACGATCTGTGGGCGCACCGCGAGTTGGTGTTATTCTTGGCCTGGCGCGATCTCAAAGTGCGCTACAAACAAACCACCCTGGGAATTATCTGGGTGGTGCTGCAACCGCTGCTGATGACCTTGGTTTTCACGGTGGTCTTCGGCCGCTTCGTCGCGCCGATGAATAGTAGCGTCGCGCTGCCCTATCCGCTGTTCGCTTTCTGCGGTCTTTTGCCGTGGCAATTTTTCGCCTACGTGCTGAACAACTCTAGTAACAGTTTGATCGCCAGTCAGCAGCTGATCACCAAAGTTTATTTTCCCAGATTGGTGATTCCACTTTCCGGCGTGCTCTCGGGGTTGGTCGACTTCGCGGTGGCTTTCACGGTTTTGCTCGGCATCGTGGTTTATTACCAGGTGACGCCGTCAGCGGCGCTCTGGTTGCTGCCCGTTTTTGTGTTGCTCTCGATCGCTTGCGCCGTCGGCGTCGGCCTTTGGCTCGCGACCCTTACGGTTCAATACCGCGACGTGCGCCATATGATTCCGTTCGTTACTCAAGTGTGGTTTTTCATGTGCCCGGTTGCTTATCCGATCACTTTGGTGCCGGAAAATTGGCGCTGGCTTTACGCACTCAATCCCATGGCCGGGATAATTCATGGCCTTCGCTGGTCGCTGGTTGGCGGCGGCGATCCGCTTGGCGCTTGGGTTTGGCTATCCGTGCTGGTCACGGTGCTGCTGTTGGTGAGCGGGCTTTATTATTTTCGCGGTGTCGAAAAAACCTTCGCCGATGTGGTGTAA
- a CDS encoding ABC transporter ATP-binding protein: MSDIALRADRLGKKYRLGQRENYFMLRDVLARSMAGPLRRLFPNRQNVPAPPEPARVEDSIWALKDVSFEIKQGDVVGIVGRNGAGKSTLLKILSRIIEPTEGEARIYGRIGSLLEVGTGFHPELTGRENVYLSGAILGMRKSEIEAKFDEIVAFAEVEKFIDMVVKHYSTGMYLRLGFAVAAHLEPEILIVDEVLAVGDAAFQEKCLGKMGDVAKHGRTVLFVSHNMAALQVLCTKALLIESGTVQFEGDSTQAISRYLRSVNAELPAAAPALGTIPRQNGSRAVFVQGSLNGRPLATAHCAGARERLDIELSVALEQPVRQCSLEIAFETEAGLRVYAIDSRWTLKPMDLAAGDHELHCALGEIPLVPGRYFISLGFAGDGRQADWLYRIAAIEIAATDVYGTGELPLASQGYFLSEATWRIGKARLSGKKIA, translated from the coding sequence ATGAGCGACATTGCCCTGCGCGCCGACCGGCTCGGTAAAAAATATCGCCTCGGCCAGCGTGAAAATTATTTCATGCTGCGCGATGTTCTGGCGCGCTCGATGGCTGGGCCATTGCGGCGGCTTTTTCCCAATCGTCAAAATGTACCCGCGCCGCCGGAACCGGCGCGTGTCGAGGACTCGATCTGGGCGCTCAAGGATGTCTCGTTTGAGATCAAGCAGGGCGACGTGGTCGGCATCGTCGGCCGCAACGGCGCCGGCAAAAGCACGCTGTTAAAGATTCTCTCGCGCATCATCGAACCGACCGAAGGCGAGGCGCGCATTTACGGGCGAATCGGGTCGCTGCTGGAAGTCGGTACCGGTTTTCATCCCGAGCTCACCGGACGCGAAAATGTTTATCTCAGCGGCGCGATCTTGGGCATGAGAAAAAGCGAGATCGAAGCCAAGTTCGATGAGATCGTTGCCTTCGCGGAAGTGGAAAAGTTTATCGACATGGTGGTGAAACATTACTCCACCGGCATGTACCTGCGCTTGGGTTTCGCCGTGGCGGCGCATTTGGAACCGGAGATTCTCATCGTCGACGAAGTGCTCGCCGTCGGCGACGCGGCGTTTCAGGAGAAATGTCTCGGCAAGATGGGCGACGTGGCGAAGCATGGCCGGACGGTATTGTTCGTCAGCCACAACATGGCGGCGCTGCAGGTGCTCTGTACCAAAGCTCTGTTGATCGAGTCCGGCACGGTGCAGTTCGAGGGCGACAGTACCCAAGCCATCAGCCGTTACCTGCGCAGCGTCAACGCCGAACTCCCGGCCGCGGCGCCGGCGCTGGGAACGATCCCGCGCCAAAATGGTTCGCGCGCAGTTTTCGTCCAAGGTTCGCTCAATGGGCGGCCGCTCGCCACGGCGCACTGTGCCGGCGCCCGCGAGCGCTTGGATATCGAATTATCCGTCGCTCTCGAACAGCCAGTAAGACAGTGCAGCTTGGAAATTGCTTTTGAAACCGAGGCGGGGCTGCGGGTCTACGCCATCGACTCACGCTGGACGCTCAAACCCATGGACCTGGCGGCGGGCGATCATGAGCTTCATTGCGCCCTTGGCGAAATCCCCTTAGTTCCTGGCCGCTATTTTATTTCCCTGGGATTTGCGGGCGACGGACGGCAAGCCGACTGGCTGTACCGCATCGCTGCCATCGAGATCGCCGCCACCGATGTTTATGGCACCGGCGAGTTGCCGTTGGCGAGCCAGGGATATTTTTTGAGTGAGGCGACATGGCGTATCGGCAAGGCGCGGCTGAGTGGCAAAAAAATTGCGTAA
- a CDS encoding glycosyltransferase family 1 protein, with protein MSKPPSIAIDISPLLVRNTGISYYTANLVSQLLGLKPDFRWRYFAVPERVATEVNVENPAGDFKTVVAPWFLPPRITSLLLQAPLAGLLAAEKFAGTNDLFHWTNFLICSQKHGKKVLTVHDVSFFLFPEFHPLKRRLTFKAFFPRSLEQADHIITDSDSTRRDLVEHFHVPADKMTTIHLGVDPSFAPVSEPQAAPILAEYGLRFGAYLLNTGTVEPRKNLLRLIQAYNLFRSNNSASLPLVLVGASGWLNQDLFEEIDKSPWKSDIKFLGYVAKTDLPSLYSGAVAFVYPSIYEGFGLPPLEAMACGTAVITANNSSLPEVVGDAAILVDAHNVDAIASAMLKVAGDATVRENLKQRGLARAKCFSWRRTAEQTLAVYEQALG; from the coding sequence ATGAGCAAGCCGCCGAGCATAGCGATCGATATATCGCCGTTGTTGGTGCGCAACACGGGGATCAGTTACTACACGGCGAACCTGGTCAGTCAGCTGCTCGGCTTGAAGCCGGATTTTCGCTGGCGTTATTTTGCCGTGCCGGAAAGAGTTGCCACCGAAGTTAACGTTGAAAATCCAGCGGGAGATTTCAAAACGGTCGTTGCCCCTTGGTTTCTGCCGCCGCGAATCACCTCGCTGTTATTGCAGGCGCCGCTGGCGGGTTTGCTGGCGGCGGAAAAGTTTGCCGGTACCAACGATCTGTTTCACTGGACCAATTTTCTTATCTGCTCGCAAAAACATGGCAAGAAAGTGCTCACCGTGCACGATGTCAGTTTTTTTCTGTTTCCGGAGTTTCATCCATTGAAGCGCCGCTTGACCTTCAAGGCATTCTTTCCGCGCTCCCTCGAACAGGCGGATCATATCATCACCGACTCCGACAGCACGAGGCGCGATCTGGTCGAGCATTTTCATGTTCCCGCAGACAAGATGACGACGATTCATCTCGGTGTCGATCCAAGTTTCGCGCCAGTGAGCGAACCGCAAGCGGCGCCGATCCTGGCCGAGTATGGGCTGCGCTTCGGTGCCTATTTGCTTAACACGGGCACGGTGGAGCCGCGCAAAAACTTGCTGCGCTTGATTCAGGCGTACAATTTATTTCGCTCGAACAATTCAGCAAGCTTGCCCCTGGTGTTGGTCGGCGCCAGCGGCTGGCTCAATCAGGATTTGTTTGAAGAAATCGACAAGTCGCCGTGGAAGAGCGACATAAAATTTCTCGGCTATGTCGCGAAAACCGATCTGCCGTCGCTCTATTCCGGTGCCGTCGCGTTCGTCTATCCATCGATCTATGAAGGCTTCGGCTTGCCGCCGTTGGAAGCTATGGCCTGCGGCACGGCGGTGATTACCGCTAATAATTCGTCTTTGCCTGAGGTCGTGGGCGATGCCGCGATTCTCGTCGATGCTCACAATGTCGACGCTATCGCGAGTGCCATGCTAAAAGTTGCCGGCGATGCAACGGTGCGGGAAAATCTCAAGCAGCGCGGCTTGGCGCGGGCGAAATGTTTCAGTTGGCGGCGCACCGCCGAGCAAACCCTGGCGGTGTACGAGCAGGCGTTAGGTTGA
- a CDS encoding prepilin peptidase: protein MTPFHFVAFVFGALVGSFLNVCIGRIPNGESIVTPGSHCPGCKKPIAFYDNVPLLSYLFLRGRCRACHEGISLRYFVVELLMALFAMALWHWFGLSFSFFVGFVFVAALIVISFIDLDVRIVPDVISLPGIILGLVFSLLGYFFFRDGSGVIPSPVSSLIGILTGGVFLLVTAWAYEKVTGVDGMGGGDIKLLAMIGAFLGWPSIPVTLFIASLLGSVVGIACMAVTGAGRRLALPFAPFLCSGALLYLYYGNEIIEFYLPPQ, encoded by the coding sequence ATGACTCCATTTCATTTTGTCGCATTTGTTTTCGGCGCTCTGGTCGGCAGTTTTCTCAACGTTTGCATCGGCCGGATTCCCAACGGCGAGTCCATCGTCACACCGGGTTCGCACTGTCCCGGCTGCAAAAAACCCATCGCTTTTTACGATAATGTGCCGCTGCTCAGCTACTTGTTTCTGCGCGGCCGCTGCCGTGCCTGTCATGAAGGTATTTCACTGCGCTATTTTGTTGTCGAGTTGCTGATGGCGCTGTTCGCCATGGCGCTCTGGCACTGGTTTGGTTTGAGCTTTAGCTTTTTTGTCGGCTTTGTCTTTGTCGCCGCGCTGATCGTGATTTCTTTTATCGATCTCGACGTGCGCATTGTGCCCGACGTGATCAGTCTGCCGGGAATTATCCTCGGGTTGGTTTTCTCGTTGTTGGGATACTTTTTCTTTCGCGATGGTTCGGGTGTGATTCCCTCGCCGGTCAGTTCGCTGATCGGGATTCTTACCGGCGGGGTTTTTTTGCTCGTGACGGCATGGGCCTATGAGAAAGTTACCGGCGTCGACGGCATGGGCGGCGGTGACATCAAACTGCTGGCGATGATCGGCGCCTTTCTCGGTTGGCCGTCGATTCCGGTAACTCTCTTCATCGCGTCGTTGCTCGGTTCCGTAGTTGGCATCGCCTGCATGGCGGTCACCGGCGCCGGCCGGCGCTTGGCGTTGCCGTTCGCGCCGTTTCTCTGTTCCGGCGCGCTGCTCTATCTTTATTACGGCAACGAGATCATCGAGTTTTATCTCCCTCCCCAGTGA